A window of the Falco rusticolus isolate bFalRus1 chromosome 1, bFalRus1.pri, whole genome shotgun sequence genome harbors these coding sequences:
- the LOC119157758 gene encoding myosin-3-like isoform X3: MSRDADMEVFGEAAPYLRKSDRERIEAQNQPFDAKTYCFVADPEVEYTKGKIKAAQGGKITVETEDGRTYSGLFCITVNPYKWLPVYNPEVVLAYRGKKRQEAPPHIFSISDNAYQFMLTDDENQSILITGESGAGKTVNTKCVIQYFATIAASGDLAKKEESWMKGTLKDQIISANPLLEAFGNAKTVRNDNSSRFGKFIRIHFGTSGKLSSADIETYLLEKSRVTFQLKAERSYHIFYQILSNKKPELLEMLLITANPYDYPFISQGDISVASIDDREELVATDAAIDILGFSSDERMGIYKLTGAILHYGNMKFKQKPREEQAEPDGTEEADKAAYLMGLNSADLLKALCYPRVKVGNEYVMKGQTVDQVQQAVNVISRSVYEKLFLWMVMRINQQLDTKLPRQHFIGILDIAGFEIFEFNSLEQLCINFTNEKLQQFFNRHMFVLEQEEYKKEGIEWEFIDFGMDLAACIELIEKPMGIFSILEEECMFPKATDTSFKNKLYDQHLGKSNNFQKPKPAKGKAEAHFSLVHYAGTVDYNITGWLEKNKDSLNESVVGLYQKSSMKILCSLYATFASIDEVENGGIKKKGTKKKGSSFQTVSVLFRENLNKLMSNLRATHPHFVRCIIPNETKTPGLMNHKLVLHQLRCNGVLEGIRICRKGFPSKILYGDFNQRYRLLNAGVIPEGQFVDSKKACEKLLSSIEIDHTQYKFGHTKVFFKVGLLAVLEEMRDDCLGQLITQTQSLCRGYLRRLEFKIMLKRRDSIFCIQYNIRAFMNVKHWPWMKLFFKIKPLLKNVETEKEMAMMKEEFERTKEELAKSETQRKELEEKLVTLVQEKKHLQLQIQTENENLADAEERCDQLIKSKFQLEARLKELVEKLEDKEEINADLAARKRKLEDECSELKKDIDDLELTLAKAEKEKHATENKVKNLNEEMTGLGETIEKLDKEKAALQEAHQQALDDLQIEEDKVNSLTKARIKLEQQVNHVEGSLEQERKVCMDLERAKRKLEGDLKLSQETIMDLENSKQHLDEKLRKKDFQFNQMQNKMEEQQNSGTRLQKKIRELQARVAELEEEIMSEKATRAKAEKHCDELANELEEISERLEEAGGATTAQTELNKKREAEFQKMRRDLEEATLQHEATAAALRKKHADSTAELGEQIDNLQRVKQKLEKEKSELKMEIDDLASSTETITKSKANLEKMHRTLEDQMREIKAKFEENQRNTNEMVIQKAQLQTESGALTRQLEEKETITLQLSRSKQAITYQNKELKRQLEEEIKAKNALAHALQSARHDCDLLREQYEEEQEAKGELQRALSKANSEVAQWRTKYETDAIQRTEELEEAKKKLSQRLQEAGQQAEAVNSKCASLEKTKLKLQREVEDLKVDIERANMLATTLSKKQQDFDKVVTEWKGKYEESQLEREAVCKESHLMTTELFKVKNAYEEILDQLETIKQENKALKQEIVDLTEQITENGKMMGELEKNKKQAEAEKSELWLALKGAEAALEHEEVKILDVNQELAQIKSEINRKIAEKDEEIGQLKKNHQRTVETMQGVLDAEIRSRSDSLRLKKKMEGDLNEMEIQLSHANRVAAEAQKHLQGIQGALKDSQLHLDDALRTQEDLKEQVAMVERRTNLLQAEIEELRAALEQTERSRKVAEQELLDATERVQLLHTQNTSLFNTKKKLETDMARMQTEMEDITDAAKNAEERAKKAIADAAVMAEMLKKEQDTSAHLERMKKNLDQTVKDLQHRLDEAEQLALKGGKKQLLKVETRIRELEAELEEEHKQSAEAVKITHKYERRLKELNFQNEEHRKNMMRLQDLVDKLQMKIKSYRRQAEEADEQSNTNLSKFRKAQHKLEEAEERAGIAESQINKLRAKTREVPTTKVVLGSEK; the protein is encoded by the exons ATGAGCAGAGATGCTGACATGGAGGTGTTTGGGGAGGCTGCACCATACCTGCGCAAGTCGGACAGGGAGAGGATAGAAGCTCAGAACCAGCCGTTTGATGCCAAGACCTACTGCTTTGTGGCTGACCCCGAGGTGGAGTACACCAAAGGGAAGATCAAGGCTGCACAGGGTGGGAAGATAACTGTTGAGACAGAGGATGGCAGG acCTACTCGGGGCTCTTCTGCATCACTGTCAACCCCTACAAGTGGCTGCCGGTGTACAACCCGGAGGTGGTGTTGGCCTACCGAGGCAAGAAGCGCCAGGAGGCCCCTCCACACATCTTCTCCATCTCGGACAACGCCTATCAGTTCATGCTGACCG ATGATGAAAATCAGTCTATCCTAATCAC CGGAGAATCCGGTGCCGGGAAGACTGTGAACACGAAGTGTGTCATCCAGTACTTTGCAACAATTGCAGCGAGCGGGGACCTAGCCAAGAAGGAGGAGTCCTGGATGAAG GGTACGCTGAAAGATCAAATCATCAGCGCTAACCCACTGCTGGAGGCCTTTGGGAATGCCAAGACTGTGAGAAATGACAACTCCTCACGCTTT GGCAAATTCATTCGTATTCATTTTGGTACCTCTGGAAAACTGTCCTCTGCTGACATTGAGACCT ACTTGCTGGAAAAGTCAAGAGTCACTTTCCAGCTGAAAGCTGAGAGAAGCTACCACATCTTCTACCAGATCCTCTCCAACAAGAAGCCTGAACTGCTTG AGATGCTCCTCATCACAGCCAACCCGTATGATTACCCATTCATCAGCCAAGGGGACATTTCTGTGGCCAGCATTGATGACCGGGAGGAGCTTGTTGCCACAGAT GCAGCCATTGACATTTTGGGCTTCAGCTCCGATGAGAGAATGGGGATTTACAAACTGACAGGGGCAATCCTGCACTACGGGAACATGAAATTCAAGCAGAAGCCACGTGAAGAGCAGGCAGAGCCGGATGGCACAGAAG agGCTGACAAAGCAGCGTACCTGATGGGCCTGAACTCAGCAGACTTGCTGAAAGCTTTGTGCTATCCCCGGGTGAAAGTGGGAAATGAATATGTCATGAAGGGTCAAACAGTGGATCAG GTGCAGCAGGCTGTGAATGTAATTTCCAGGTCAGTCTATGAAAAACTCTTCCTGTGGATGGTGATGCGCATCAACCAACAACTGGATACAAAGCTGCCAAGACAGCACTTTATTGGCATCTTAGACATTGCTGGCTTTGAGATTTTTGAG TTCaacagcctggagcagctgtgcaTCAACTTCACCAACGAGAAACTGCAACAGTTCTTCAACCGCCACATGTtcgtgctggagcaggaggagtaCAAGAAGGAGGGAATTGAGTGGGAGTTCATTGACTTTGGGATGGACCTGGCTGCCTGCATTGAGCTCATTGAGAAG CCCATGGGCATCTTCTCCATCCTGGAAGAGGAGTGCATGTTCCCCAAGGCAACTGACACCTCTTTCAAGAACAAACTCTACGACCAGCACCTGGGCAAGTCCAACAACTTCCAGAAGCCCAAGCCTGCCAAAGGCAAGGCTGAGGCCCACTTCTCCCTGGTGCACTATGCTGGCACGGTGGACTACAACATCACTGGCTGGCTGGAGAAGAACAAGGACTCCCTGAATGAAAGTGTTGTGGGGCTGTATCAGAAATCATCAATGAAAATTTTATGCAGTCTTTATGCCACCTTTGCTTCCATAGATGAAG TTGAAAATGGTGGTATTAAGAAGAAAGGAACCAAGAAAAAGGGCTCTTCCTTCCAAACTGTCTCTGTACTCTTTCGG gaaaatctAAATAAGCTGATGTCCAACTTGCGAGCAACTCATCCTCATTTTGTGCGTTGTATCATTCCTAATGAAACAAAGACCCCAG GGCTGATGAATCACAAGCTTGTTCTGCACCAGCTGAGATGTAATGGTGTTCTGGAAGGCATTCGAATCTGCAGAAAAGGATTTCCCAGCAAGATATTATATGGGGATTTTAACCAGAG ATACCGCCTTCTGAATGCTGGTGTCATTCCAGAAGGACAGTTTGTTGATAGCAAGAAGGCATGTGAAAAGTTGCTGTCTTCTATTGAAATAGATCATACTCAGTACAAATTTGGACACACTAAG GTGTTCTTCAAAGTAGGTTTGCTAGCTGTCCTGGAAGAGATGAGAGATGATTGTTTAGGACAACTGATCACACAGACACAGTCTTTATGCAGGGGATACCTCAGGAgacttgaatttaaaataatgctaaagCGAAG GGATTCCATCTTCTGCATTCAGTACAACATCCGTGCGTTCATGAATGTCAAGCACTGGCCCTGGATGAAGTTGTTCTTCAAGATAAAACCCCTCTTAAAAAACGTGGAAACTGAGAAAGAGATGGCCATGATGAAGGAAGAGTTTGAGAGAACAAAAGAAGAACTGGCTAAATCAGAAACCCAGaggaaagaactggaagaaaaactgGTGACTCTGGTGCAAGAGAAAAAGCACCTGCAGCTGCAAATACAGACT gaaaatgaaaatttggcTGATGCTGAAGAGAGATGTGACCAGCTGATCAAATCAAAATTCCAGCTGGAAGCAAGATTAAAGGAGTTAGTGGAAAAACTGGAGGATAAAGAGGAGATAAATGCTGATCTGGCAGCCAGAAAGAGGAAACTGGAGGACGAATGCTCTGAGCTGAAGAAAGATATTGATGACCTTGAGTTAACATTGGCCAaggctgaaaaggaaaagcatgccacagaaaacaag GTTAAAAATCTAAATGAAGAAATGACAGGTTTGGGTGAGACTATTGAGAAGTTAGACAAGGAGAAGGCGGCCCTGCAAGAAGCCCACCAGCAGGCACTGGATGACCTGCAAATTGAGGAGGACAAAGTTAATTCCCTCACCAAAGCCAGGATCAAGCTGGAGCAACAAGTGAACCAT GTTGAAGGATCTttagaacaggaaagaaaagtttgtaTGGATCTTGAACGAGCAAAGAGAAAGCTTGAGGGAGACTTGAAACTTTCCCAGGAAACCATAATGGATCTGGAGAATTCTAAACAACatttagatgaaaaattaaggaa GAAAGACTTTCAGTTTAACCAGATGCAAAACAAGATGGAGGAACAGCAGAATTCAGGTACTCGATTGCAGAAGAAGATCAGAGAATTGCAG GCCCGTgttgcagagctggaagaggagaTTATGAGTGAGAAAGCAACGCGggcaaaagcagagaagcattGTGATGAGCTGGCTAATGAACTCGAGGAAATCAGTGAAAGACTTGAAGAGGCTGGAGGAGCCACCACGGCTCAAACTGAACTTAACAAGAAGCGTGAGGCAGAATTTCAGAAGATGCGTCGCGACCTGGAGGAGGCCACGCTGCAGCACGAAGCCACGGCTGCGGCCCTGCGCAAGAAGCACGCGGACAGCACCGCTGAGCTTGGGGAGCAGATCGACAACCTGCAGCGAgtgaagcagaagctggagaaggagaagagtGAGCTCAAGATGGAGATTGACGACTTGGCCAGTAGTACAGAGACCATTACTAAGTCCAAG gctaatctggaaaaaatgcaCCGCACCCTGGAAGACCAGATGAGAGAGATAAAAGCTAAATTTgaggaaaaccagagaaataCAAATGAGATGGTGATACAGAAAGCCCAGCTCCAGACAGAGTCCG GTGCACTAACTCGTCAActtgaagagaaagaaaccatAACATTGCAACTGTCCAGAAGCAAGCAGGCAATTACATACCAAAATAAAGAACTTAAAAGACAGCTAGAGGAAGAGATCAAG GCCAAGAACGCGCTGGCCCACGCCTTGCAGTCTGCTCGCCACGACTGTGACCTGCTGCGGGAGCAATAcgaggaggagcaggaagccAAGGGGGAGCTGCAGCGCGCCCTGTCCAAGGCCAACAGCGAAGTGGCCCAGTGGAGAACCAAATACGAGACGGACGCTATTCAGCGCacggaggagctggaggaggccaA gaaaaaactCTCTCAGCGTCTCCAGGAAGCAGGACAGCAGGCAGAGGCTGTGAATTCCAAGTGTGCCTCCTTGGAGAAAACGAAGTTGAAGTTGCAGAGGGAGGTGGAGGATCTGAAAGTGGACATAGAGAGAGCAAACATGTTGGCAACTACCCTTAGCAAGAAACAGCAGGACTTTGATAAG GTTGTGACAGAATGGAAGGGAAAGTATGAGGAGAGCCAGTTGGAGCGGGAAGCTGTCTGTAAAGAATCACACTTGATGACCACAGAgcttttcaaagtgaaaaatgcCTATGAGGAAATCTTAGATCAGCTTGAAACAATTAAGCAGGAAAACAAGGCTCTCAAGC AGGAAATAGTTGATCTGACTGaacaaattactgaaaatggcaaaatgatgggagagctggagaaaaacaaaaaacaagctgaagcagaaaaatctgaGCTGTGGTTAGCTCTGAAAGGGGCAGAG gcagCTCTTGAGCATGAAGAGGTCAAAATCCTTGATGTCAACCAAGAACTGGCTCAGATTAAATCAGAAATCAACAGAAAGATTGCTGAGAAAGATGAGGAGATCGGCCAGTTAAAAAAGAACCATCAGAGAACTGTGGAGACAATGCAGGGTGTTTTGGATGCTGAGATCAGGAGCAGAAGTGATTCCTTAAGGCTGAAGAAGAAGATGGAGGGAGACCTGAATGAAATGGAGATCCAGCTGAGCCATGCCAACCGCGtggctgcagaggcacagaaacACCTGCAGGGCATCCAGGGAGCTCTCAAG GACTCGCAGCTGCACTTGGACGATGCTCTGAGGACGCAGGAGGACCTGAAGGAGCAGGTGGCCATGGTGGAGCGCCGAACAaacctgctgcaggctgaaattGAGGAGCTGCgggcagccctggagcagaCGGAGCGGTCAAGGAAGGTGGCTGAGCAGGAGCTTCTGGATGCCACCGAACGAGTGCAGCTCCTCCATACCCAG AACACCAGcctttttaatacaaagaagAAGCTTGAAACTGATATGGCGCGAATGCAAACTGAGATGGAAGATATTACTGATGCAGcgaaaaatgctgaagaaagagcaaagaaggCAATCGCAGAT GCAGCCGTGAtggcagaaatgctgaagaagGAGCAGGACACCAGTGCCCACCTggagaggatgaagaagaaCCTGGACCAGACAGTGAAGGACCTGCAGCACCGTCTGGATGAGGCTGAGCAGCTGGCTCTGAAGGGAGGCAAGAAACAGCTCTTGAAGGTGGAGACAAGG ATCCGTGAGTTAGAAGCTGAGCTGGAAGAAGAACACAAACAATCTGCAGAGGCTGTGAAAATCACCCACAAATATGAACGGCGTCTCAAGGAACTTAATTTCCAG AATGAAGAACACAGGAAGAACATGATGAGGCTACAAGATCTGGTAGATAAACTGCAGATGAAAATCAAATCCTACAGGAGACAAGCTGAGGAAGCT GATGAACAATCCAACACTAATCTCTCcaaattcagaaaagcacagcatAAGCTAGAAGAGGCTGAGGAAAGGGCAGGTATTGCTGAGAGTCAAATAAACAAGCTGAGAGCTAAAACCCGAGAAGTCCCCACTACAAAG GTGGTGTTAGGAAGTGAAAAATGA